In Astatotilapia calliptera chromosome 23, fAstCal1.2, whole genome shotgun sequence, a genomic segment contains:
- the LOC113016555 gene encoding OX-2 membrane glycoprotein-like: MAGRTITLVSSLLAIFSTALTAVIQTQQTVLAAVGEDAEFSCQLLETKDVLQVTWQKSLHDVETNVATYNKYFGQKVNTDFTDKVEFKYTGLQNCSIVIRNVTEQDEGCYRCLFNTYPEGSFIGRTCLEVYELHEPVVDVRESNSTEEWVVSCSATGRPAPTVTLSVSQQDLSFSQYNTVSVSNTNATFTVTTTAVLSGSRSNSTQVGCAARVLSAPHREVMVTIPDDDDDELDEKSGSNPRNLDLDHLNRGFSDYTTIHDFHLYQQEMF; encoded by the exons CTACAGCTCtaacagcagtgatccaaacacagcagactGTGCTGGCAGCAGTGGGAGAAGATGCTGAATTCAGCTGTCAGCTCTTGGAGACTAAAGACGTCCTCCAGGTCACATGGCAGAAAAGCTTACATGACGTGGAGACAAATGTTGCCACGTACAACAAGTACTTTGGCCAAAAAGTGAATACTGACTTTACAGATAAAGTtgagtttaaatacactggactACAGAACTGCTCCATAGTCATCAGGAATGTGACGGAGCAGGATGAAGGCTGCTATAGGTGTTTGTTTAACACTTATCCTGAAGGCTCCTTCATTGGTAGAACCTGCCTCGAAGTTTACG AGCTGCATGAAcctgttgttgatgtcagagagtCAAACTCTACTGAAGAGTGGGTTGTTTCCTGTTCAGCCACTGGTCGACCTGCTCCCACTGTAACACTCAGTGTCTCACAACAAGACCTCAGCTTCTCACAGTACAACActgtcagtgtgtccaacacCAACGCTACATTCACTGTCACCACTACAGCTGTGCTCTCAGGTTCACGTAGCAACAGCACACAGGTGGGATGTGCAGCACgagtgctctctgctcctcacAGAGAGGTGATGGTGACGattcctgatgatgatgatgatg AGCTAGATGAGAAATCGGGATCTAATCCCAGGAATTTAG ATCTGGATCATCTTAATAGAGGTTTCAGCGATTACACCACGATCCACGACTTTCACCTTTACCAGCAAGAAATGTTTTGA